AGCTGGGATCTGATAACAAGCACTGGATTTCAACTTTGGACTTCACAGTTTTCATCATCTTCTGACATGAATGGTAAAAGCTTTTTTACAAAGAATCAAACCTAAGCGAGGCAGGGAAAGGAAGGCTAGTGGTTGATCATTAAGAAATGACATCTAAGTGACAAAAAAGCCAACAGGAAATTTATGGCAGGAATGGTTTTGCAAGAGGTTTATGGTTGAAAAAGACATAAGGTTGCAGAAATTTAGCTAGTTAGTAGTCACCAGAATTCATGAATGATGAGACATATCCTAGTTGTTATTACATCAATTTACCTCAGTGCACAGAATTGGGGGCCTTTGTAGCTACCTCAAACAGTTATTCTTAGTTCTGGACTTAATTACATAGCAGTAATAGTACAATCCTTTTTGCATATCAGGGATATGGTAAATTGCAGAGGGGCCTTCAGGACAGTGGAAGCCCACTGTTAAAAATACTAAGAAAACTAAACCAAAGCCTAAAACCCGTTTCCCTTTTCAGATAAAAGATTGAAGGAGCCCCATTTTACCTCAAATATAATTTGAAACCATAAAAAGACTTCTGTCTTAATCCTTTAGCGGAAAGGCATTGTCATTAaataattcacataaactttGGCAGAGCAGAGAACTTTTTTGCTATACATACGTCTAAAGATAAATGTTTCGCAGTCTGTAATCAATTTTCATGGATAACACAAAGAACATCCCCCTGCATAACCAAATTCCATATGTGATGGATGACTCACAACTCAGAAAAGCTGCTGTGATTTACATGACATTACGTAGACGTAGAGTGACAAGGGAAGCAAATTGGAGGGAGACTCATCCCAGGTGATAACATGAAAAACAATTAGCTACAAAATCTAGCCAAGCCATAGATGCTCAGTTCAAAAGTTAACCTCTCTTTCCTTTATTAGAAAACCCCTAGAATTCTTCATGCAATCCATCCGAAAAACCTGCTCCTCGTAGTATGCTAAGCAAGTAGCCTAAAAGAGCCTCTTTAACCACCAGAAATGGGGCCCATAAACCACAATTTTATTGAGAGTAAATAATAACCCAGTCCAATAGGTAGCCAAAGTACACAATCATAAAGATCTCTGATCTCAGCAACACATGTTCTTCAATATTCATCTTACCTCCAAATAACCACAAAATCACCAGCAACACAACAATTTTTTAATTCTCGCACTAGACCATGGTGTTGTCATTCTTACCTATTGTATTAGATCTATTTACTGGGATTCAATCCAGTCCACTCATTTCATTTATTAAGACTGGGAATTGTTTGATTTCTTTCATCAGCAGGATTTAGCCTCCTCCCACATAAAACAATGTAGACAATCAACCTACAGGCCAACTATCATTAATCTAGTCTATAAACATCTTCACGAGCCAAGTGCATAGACCTTTTCGCAGATTAAGCATATATGCATACCTATACTAGCCAAAAGGGCTCCTAACCATGTACTTGACTAAGCACATTTCATGGTTGACAAATCATCAAAATTTTGACTTCAATAAGATTGTCCTATATCAATTTGATACTGTGTAAGCTCAATTTTGATGTAAAAAAAGCAATATATAGTGTATAAAAAGGGTAGTGCTTTGAGTTGGAAAATTCATGTTTcatgaaaattcaaaatacattaaGTGCTAGTTGAAGTAATAATCAAAATTGACTAGAAAGAAAGATTTATTGGttgaaaatttatattaaattaATCAGAAACTGAATTTGAAATAAGTATCCCAgtgaaattcaagatcaatGGTGTCACATCAAATAACCTAATCCTGAAGGAAACAGAACTTGCTATTAGTTTTAAAAATGACATGATAAACAACCAATATTAGTCTAACTCACATCCTACAAGCCCAATCCAAAAACTGGAAGTAGTCTTCATCAATAAAACAAGGTAAATGGAGGTAGTAATAGAAGAATTGAAGGGGTAACTGGTAAGACAGCTTAAATTTCTCACAACACCTAAACCACTTACCGCCTTCGGTAATTAGGATTACAGAGTAAACAAAACATGTGTGAAAAGAAGATCAAATCTGGCGTTCATTCATCCAAGGGAGAGTCAATCCAACAAATAAGGCTACTACATTGTAAATAACTAAGTCCCCAGAAGAAAGATCTCGGAATTATTTATGCCCTTACATAATCACGAAATGGAATGGCATAGAGCAACGCGAGGAAGAGAATGTCCATTCTCAGTCAGCATCAGGTGGTTCAGGCCTTCATCATGTCTCTTCTTCAAGAACAAATCTTCTACAACTACAAGGATGACCCCGGTCAACCATTCACTTCACATTCAAATCAGATTGGTATGGTAAAGCAAACTGTCAACAATGGGTGTAGTTATGGACATAGCCACACTTCCACAGGGATTGATATGAAAGACATTTCCTAGAATATTAGATAACCACTTCTAGATTCCACAGATTATGATGCACAGATTATGGTCGATCTCTTAGACGTTCTTTCTTCATGGAAATCATTTCATTCCACCCAATCATAACACAGAAAATAGTCATTGGCCTAGACTTCCTAATCACCTTAACCGCGAAATCCATGTACTATTTTATCTAGCATTCTTACATTAACCTTATTCTTCATTTTAGCATTCCTTACATTAACCTTTCCATAACTCCATTTTAACATTTGCCAACATCAACCATTCTACATTAACTTTATTCTTCAACATGTTCGACACCCAAAGCCTAACCCTGTAAAACCTTCCTCACACGACAAAAAATGACTTAACAAACCCACCTATCATACCAACAACTTACAAAGGCTATATCCTTGTTTCAGTAGAAAACCCTAAGTTAAATCAACTAAATGTAGCTCATTCAGCTccaaatttcaatttcatttctTCTCATAAGCTCTTAAATCTCACAAACAAAAACCCGGCAACAATCCCAAACCACCATTtaacaaaaacatcaaaacccaTAAATGTCAGCCAATCGAAGGCCTTTAAGCACCAATTTTTTAAATCCACAGTATACCCACCCATCAATTTCAATTCAAGATATCCCCAAAAAGTCAAATGCGATTAAACAAAGCAAAATCAACAAGATCCAGCTTCATCtacaaaagaaagggaaaaaaaagagaTAGAAAGAGAGAATACCGGCGCTTCTTGTTGCCCTCGCCAACCTGGTACATACCCCAAGCGAAAGCGCCGAAAGTGGTTAAGAAGATGGCAATAGCGCTGGGACCCTTGGTGGGGATACGACGGGCGTAACGGACGGGAGCGAAACCACCAGGTGGAGGACCGTCTTGAAGGAGAGGCATGTCCTTCACGCTAGCCATTCCTGGCTTGTTCCTGATTACTGCCTCCGTCATTTTTTCTCTTCTCGGCCGCGGCTAACAATCGGGATCGTCGCTTTGAATAACTGACTGGTTGCGTAGAGCTTTGCCGCAAAGGACAACTACTATAACTGGGGGGTGAACAGGTGATCGGTGACAAGTAGGGGTGTTCATAATCCGGTCcaacccggaccggaccggttGATTCAGTGCGGTCTTATGTCCTTTAAATTTTGGTTTTCGGGTTTTGGTATGTCCTGTCCGGTCCGATTGACTCGCTTTATATtagttaaattattaatcttctTTAGTACACTACTATTAtgtgttattttcttttattttcctaCTATTTATTGTTCTATATCTATTTCAACTCCCTTAAAATGGAGAACTAATGTTTGAGTGATTAGCTAACTACATTTTGTTTGGAAATAAATAACCTCGAAAATTGTACAAAGCATATTCAATAAGTTCGATCCAAAACGGTCTAAACCTGGACCAGACCAGAAAAAGCCGGTCCAGAGCAAAAAATTTCAGTCTGGTCTTCGTTCCGAAAACTTTCTTGATTCTGATTCCGGTCCGACCCGGTCCGGTTTTGGATCGTTGTGCAGCCCTAGTGACGAGGGAGATGGAATGGCGAGAGGGGAAGGTTTTTAGATCCATGAAACCATTGATGTGGGGTTTCTTGGAAAGGTTGACGAGGAGGTGTCCGGTCCAATAATGTCGGATCACCGGTCtaacctacaaaacaagaatattcctttCGAAATATTCTCGCCGATTCTTAAGTAAGTTTCTTTTTTacagagagaaagtagagaaaGGGAGAGCTCGATATTAGATATGTTGTATTGAATGTGAATGTTCCTTGTTCCTTTGGACTTGGAGCTTATATAGTACTAGGTATTAAGAGGAATACCCTAAAAAACAAGTAATTTGATTGGCTGATCATTGGTGATAGGGCATGTGTCCTTTTAGCTCGAGCTGTCATCAGAAGGATGACATAAATGGGCTTTTTGGCCTGATTGTGACACATGAGGCTTACCTCACTTGTAAAAGACATGTGTAGGGTTAGGATTTACTTAGCTGATCTGGACTGATCTCACGTTATTAGACCTAGGTGGCTTGATCCGCATTCAGgtgtcatgaacacaacagagcaTTCATGCGCATGTTacacatgttaggttatgatacatatgacaattcataaatcatgcggaaaaaaccataaacccaggaaaacatattatttacacataatcatttagcatagaatagatgcatactctttgttgcgtgccttccctagctgcgcccgaaccgaacaagaacaagtctttaggactccaagtgtcgtccctccgtagatagtccacagcacgtccggatccgccttaagattgaccaactagaatcgcccttaaggtactagaaaatttcggcaatttgagcaaaatgtgtgtttgaattttctctcaaaaactcactttgaatactttgaaacttgtgttataaattgtgagccctagcctcatatttatagcggtatggaaagggaatcgatcctattcagatacaaattaatcaaacctagaatcctacaagaactctaatttaattaatttatcaattagaattaggaatttaatcattaaccgaactctgcatgttttaggaaacgtgcacgaacacaaacacttgcacacacacgcacgacagccacgatgggcctcatgcgtgcgcgcgagcagcagcccactcagcgcccgcgcgcgctgggcgctgcgcgcgctgtgcgcgctgcgcgctgcgcgcgctgtgcgcgctgcgcgctgcgcgcagcctgctg
This sequence is a window from Spinacia oleracea cultivar Varoflay chromosome 1, BTI_SOV_V1, whole genome shotgun sequence. Protein-coding genes within it:
- the LOC110779591 gene encoding NADH dehydrogenase [ubiquinone] 1 alpha subcomplex subunit 13-B translates to MTEAVIRNKPGMASVKDMPLLQDGPPPGGFAPVRYARRIPTKGPSAIAIFLTTFGAFAWGMYQVGEGNKKRRVIKEEKYAARRAILPLLQAEEDERFVKEWKKYLEDEARIMKNVPGWKVGENVYNSGRWMPPATGELRPEVW